A window of the Brumimicrobium sp. genome harbors these coding sequences:
- the xerD gene encoding site-specific tyrosine recombinase XerD → MNQWQTYFRGFVNYLHIERGMSENTILAYQNDLDKLITYCEARSISPLQVDLAILKNFVADLFDLGLSARSQARVISGIKQFFDFLILEDALKDDPSALLELPKIGRKLPVYLTIEEIDSLQSAIDLSKPEGHRNKAILETLYSCGLRVSELIDLKFSSIFFDKGFIRVIGKGNKERLVPVSESVEKEITLYVKGTRNFMTIQKGNEDFVFLNRRGKKLTRVMIFTIIKDLAAQIGLKKNISPHTFRHSFATHLIEGGANLRAIQEMLGHESITTTEIYTHLDQSFMREAIISYHPRNRK, encoded by the coding sequence ATGAATCAATGGCAAACATATTTTAGGGGTTTTGTAAATTATCTTCATATTGAACGAGGTATGTCAGAAAATACAATTCTTGCCTATCAGAATGATTTGGATAAATTAATCACTTATTGTGAGGCCCGTTCTATTTCTCCTCTACAAGTTGATTTGGCTATTTTGAAAAACTTTGTAGCTGATTTATTTGATTTGGGTTTGTCAGCACGTTCACAAGCGCGTGTAATTAGCGGAATAAAACAGTTTTTTGATTTTCTAATTCTTGAAGATGCTTTAAAGGATGATCCAAGTGCCTTATTGGAATTACCTAAAATTGGAAGGAAATTACCAGTTTATTTAACCATTGAAGAAATAGATTCATTGCAATCAGCAATTGATTTGAGTAAACCAGAAGGTCATCGTAATAAAGCCATTCTGGAAACCCTTTATAGTTGTGGTTTACGTGTGAGTGAATTAATTGATTTAAAATTTTCATCTATATTTTTTGATAAAGGTTTTATACGAGTGATAGGAAAAGGGAATAAAGAAAGATTAGTCCCTGTAAGTGAATCCGTAGAGAAGGAAATTACTTTGTATGTGAAGGGAACACGCAATTTCATGACTATTCAGAAGGGGAATGAAGATTTTGTATTTTTGAATCGTAGAGGAAAGAAGCTGACCCGTGTGATGATTTTTACAATTATTAAAGATTTAGCTGCACAAATTGGTTTAAAGAAAAATATTAGTCCCCACACTTTTCGCCATTCCTTTGCGACTCATTTGATTGAGGGAGGTGCGAACCTGCGTGCAATTCAAGAAATGTTGGGTCACGAATCGATTACAACAACGGAGATATATACCCATTTAGA
- the aroQ gene encoding type II 3-dehydroquinate dehydratase gives MHLHIINGPNLNLLGTRNPEQYGTMSFEDFLDSLNYEDIKITYFQSNIEGEIINELHTSKANGIILNAGGYTHTSVAIRDAVEAITIPVVEVHISNITKRERFRHESLISPVAIGCIFGFGIKGYQLAIEYFQRHL, from the coding sequence ATGCATCTTCATATTATTAATGGGCCGAATTTAAATCTTTTAGGAACTCGAAATCCAGAACAATATGGTACTATGAGCTTTGAGGATTTTCTAGATTCCTTAAATTATGAAGATATAAAAATCACCTATTTTCAAAGTAATATTGAAGGAGAAATCATTAATGAACTTCACACCTCAAAAGCTAATGGAATTATCTTAAATGCAGGTGGATACACACATACTTCTGTTGCCATTCGTGATGCAGTTGAAGCGATTACAATCCCCGTAGTTGAAGTCCATATTTCCAATATAACTAAGAGAGAGCGTTTTCGTCATGAAAGCTTAATTTCTCCAGTTGCCATAGGTTGCATCTTTGGATTCGGGATTAAAGGGTATCAATTAGCAATTGAATATTTTCAAAGACATCTATAG
- a CDS encoding gliding motility-associated C-terminal domain-containing protein, with product MAGGAGNNGGGSGGNGIQGNINASRHVVNGNAGSNYGGGGGGGNIHLNSWPNSWQRSNGGAGAQGVVIIEYTDNKPAPPIVTSSPATCTKDGSSTIVGYTGNPGDYTFNPAATIGTGGVVIGTAGTTYTVTYTSSPGCSSDPTTFTIPAQLPIPTDPTINVAAPTCSSNGTATIAGYSGNPSNYTITPSAGVSIGAGGVINGLTPGTSYTISATNGSCSSGDVSFIVDPKYDAPDVPTVQITDSDCDNDGSGRLTNHSGSNTYTFNPNHTITFGINGEINGATPGTSYTITATNSNGCTSSSSFTIPTKKPTPPAPVISITAADCGTPGSAQITNYSGSNSYSFNPGGPSIAFGLGSTRNINSATPGTLYTIIATRDGCSSSSTFTVPPAKTVPVSPNPVITAPTCSSNGTGYIQNYSTGVTYVVNPSTASIDIAGNIINATYGQSYTVTAVDNGSGCPSTPATFTINGQLDNPTVTLSAENNEICNGSSVLLTAGGSATSFTWTPGGSTGSTLSVSPTSNTTYSVTGSLSNGCSDTKYVTITVNPTPVINGTPNISPADCNASNGSITGLSASGGTPGYTYSWIDGGGTPSGSNANLTNVPAGAYTLTITDSKGCTDVIGPINITNPNAPNDPNVSTISADCDNNGTATISNYDPNNTYTFSDPNITVNSSGVISGYSYETNYSVTATFAGCTSGTEFFLVEEQLANPIVTITASESEICEGTQVTLTASGADSYSWDTGSSDLSITVNPSTTTTYNLTGTLSNTCTDNTSITITVNPNPSITGTAISLDSDCDIDNGSISGLASSGGTGSLSYSWENTSGTVVGTSADLNGVPAGNYTLTVTDSKGCSDTYGPVTIINPNAPDEPIIDISSATCDNDGSATIDNYDANNTYSFSDPSVTIDASGAISGITAGTTYTVTSTESGCTSTIATFSIDAQYPHPTVNLTADITEICLGEDVTLTASGADDYSWNEGLNDDESHIVSPTGNTTYTVTGTENINGCSSDASITIIIKPEPSIEAWASSIEVCEGDAIHLFADTINPSSDVTYSWTGPNGFTSTDQNPTITPSENDNDGTYYITGTATNGCGIAIDSVTIIVHPVPNSGSLTESEINSCAGSDLTLTITNPDAGTNYVWSYDGDIIGSGNSYDISSPGTSNSGTYTVYAENEFGCHGLVETIEVEITVCDLEIVEAFSPNGDGVNEYFTISNLEAYPNTEIWIYTRWGLEVYHSEDYKNDWDGKSQNSLNLGDDILPEGTYYYLIKLGGEENTPKSGEEIKGFVYLKR from the coding sequence ATGGCTGGAGGCGCTGGAAACAACGGCGGAGGAAGTGGTGGTAATGGTATCCAAGGAAATATTAATGCTAGTCGACACGTTGTAAATGGGAATGCAGGTTCAAATTATGGCGGTGGTGGTGGCGGTGGAAATATCCACCTCAATAGCTGGCCTAACAGTTGGCAAAGATCAAATGGAGGTGCGGGAGCACAAGGTGTAGTTATCATCGAATATACCGATAACAAACCAGCTCCACCCATTGTAACTTCTAGTCCAGCAACTTGTACAAAAGATGGATCCTCAACTATTGTAGGATATACAGGAAATCCAGGTGATTACACTTTCAATCCTGCAGCAACTATAGGTACCGGTGGAGTTGTTATTGGAACAGCAGGAACTACTTACACGGTTACATACACATCAAGCCCTGGTTGTTCTTCTGACCCAACTACATTTACAATACCTGCTCAATTACCCATTCCAACAGACCCAACTATCAATGTTGCTGCTCCGACTTGTTCTTCTAATGGAACTGCAACTATTGCTGGATATTCAGGAAATCCATCCAACTACACCATTACACCATCTGCTGGGGTATCCATAGGTGCCGGTGGAGTAATAAACGGATTAACTCCTGGTACATCATATACCATTTCTGCGACAAATGGATCTTGTAGCTCAGGAGATGTATCATTTATAGTTGATCCTAAATATGATGCTCCGGATGTACCAACTGTCCAAATTACAGACTCAGACTGTGATAATGATGGTAGTGGGCGTTTAACAAATCATTCAGGAAGTAATACTTATACATTCAATCCAAACCACACGATAACATTCGGCATTAATGGGGAAATTAATGGTGCGACACCTGGAACCTCATACACAATAACTGCGACCAACTCAAACGGTTGTACTTCTAGTAGCAGTTTTACAATTCCAACAAAAAAACCTACCCCTCCTGCCCCTGTTATTTCTATTACAGCTGCAGATTGTGGAACTCCAGGTTCTGCTCAGATTACAAACTATAGTGGTAGTAATTCTTATAGTTTCAATCCTGGTGGCCCATCTATTGCTTTTGGACTTGGATCTACACGCAATATAAACAGTGCAACTCCAGGTACTTTATATACAATTATTGCTACAAGAGATGGATGTTCATCTTCTTCAACTTTTACAGTACCTCCAGCTAAAACTGTACCTGTTAGTCCTAATCCTGTAATTACTGCTCCTACTTGTAGCAGCAATGGAACAGGATACATTCAAAATTATAGTACGGGTGTAACATACGTAGTCAATCCTTCTACTGCAAGTATTGACATAGCAGGAAATATAATTAATGCTACATACGGACAATCTTATACAGTTACAGCTGTCGATAACGGCTCAGGCTGTCCATCTACACCTGCCACATTTACAATTAATGGTCAACTTGATAACCCTACAGTGACTTTATCTGCTGAAAACAATGAAATATGTAATGGATCCTCTGTCTTATTAACTGCTGGAGGTAGTGCAACTTCTTTTACATGGACCCCTGGAGGATCAACCGGATCAACTTTAAGTGTGTCTCCTACATCTAATACGACATATTCAGTTACAGGCTCTCTATCCAATGGATGTTCAGATACAAAATATGTTACCATTACTGTAAACCCAACGCCAGTAATCAATGGTACACCAAATATATCTCCTGCTGATTGTAATGCTAGTAACGGTTCTATTACTGGGCTATCCGCAAGTGGAGGTACTCCTGGCTACACATACTCTTGGATTGATGGAGGAGGGACCCCTTCTGGTTCTAATGCAAATTTAACAAATGTACCTGCAGGAGCTTATACTTTAACTATTACAGATAGTAAAGGATGTACAGATGTCATAGGGCCAATTAACATTACTAATCCTAATGCACCAAATGATCCAAATGTTAGCACTATTTCAGCAGATTGTGACAACAATGGAACAGCAACAATAAGCAACTATGATCCAAATAACACTTATACATTCTCTGATCCTAATATCACAGTTAATAGTAGTGGAGTTATATCAGGATATAGCTATGAAACAAATTACTCTGTTACTGCAACTTTTGCTGGATGTACATCTGGCACTGAGTTTTTCCTAGTAGAGGAACAGTTAGCAAACCCAATTGTTACTATTACCGCTTCAGAATCAGAAATATGTGAAGGCACACAAGTTACGTTAACAGCAAGTGGCGCTGATTCCTATTCGTGGGATACTGGTTCTTCTGATCTTTCTATTACTGTTAACCCAAGTACTACCACAACTTACAATCTTACAGGTACATTAAGCAATACATGTACAGATAACACTTCCATTACTATCACAGTAAATCCGAATCCTTCCATTACAGGTACGGCTATAAGCTTAGACTCTGACTGTGATATTGACAATGGTAGTATTAGTGGTCTTGCCAGCTCTGGTGGTACAGGTTCACTCTCATATTCTTGGGAAAATACAAGTGGAACTGTTGTGGGTACTTCTGCTGATTTAAATGGAGTACCTGCAGGAAATTATACCTTAACTGTTACTGACAGTAAAGGCTGTTCAGATACGTATGGACCTGTTACGATCATAAATCCAAATGCACCGGATGAACCTATAATTGATATTTCAAGTGCAACTTGTGATAATGATGGGTCAGCTACTATTGATAATTATGATGCAAATAATACCTATTCATTCTCAGATCCTTCTGTAACAATAGATGCTTCTGGTGCAATCTCAGGAATTACTGCCGGAACAACATATACAGTAACATCTACTGAATCAGGTTGTACTTCAACAATAGCAACATTCTCTATTGATGCTCAATATCCACATCCAACAGTAAATCTAACAGCTGATATAACTGAGATTTGCTTAGGAGAAGATGTAACATTAACTGCAAGTGGTGCCGATGATTATTCATGGAACGAAGGACTAAATGACGATGAATCTCACATTGTTTCACCTACGGGTAATACAACTTATACCGTAACAGGTACTGAAAACATAAATGGTTGTTCAAGTGATGCTTCCATAACTATCATCATTAAACCTGAACCAAGTATAGAAGCTTGGGCTTCATCAATTGAGGTTTGTGAAGGTGATGCAATTCATTTATTTGCTGATACAATTAACCCTAGTTCAGATGTTACATATTCTTGGACAGGACCTAATGGATTTACAAGTACAGACCAGAATCCAACTATAACTCCATCAGAAAATGATAATGATGGAACATATTATATTACCGGAACTGCAACTAATGGATGCGGGATTGCTATTGATAGTGTAACTATAATTGTTCATCCTGTACCAAATTCAGGAAGCTTAACTGAATCAGAAATCAACTCTTGTGCTGGATCTGATTTAACGCTAACAATCACAAATCCTGATGCAGGAACTAACTATGTTTGGTCGTACGATGGTGATATTATCGGTAGTGGTAATAGTTATGATATATCTTCTCCTGGAACATCAAACAGTGGTACATATACTGTATACGCAGAAAACGAATTTGGTTGTCATGGTCTTGTAGAAACTATTGAGGTAGAAATCACAGTTTGTGATCTCGAAATCGTTGAGGCTTTCTCACCAAATGGCGATGGAGTAAACGAATATTTCACCATTAGCAATTTAGAAGCTTATCCTAATACAGAAATTTGGATTTATACTCGTTGGGGATTAGAAGTTTATCACAGTGAAGATTATAAAAATGACTGGGATGGAAAATCTCAAAATAGCTTGAATTTGGGAGACGATATACTACCTGAAGGAACCTATTACTACCTGATTAAGTTAGGTGGTGAAGAGAATACTCCTAAATCAGGTGAAGAAATCAAAGGTTTTGTTTATTTGAAACGATAA
- the yidD gene encoding membrane protein insertion efficiency factor YidD, which yields MLRKILIVPFLILIKLYQWVISPLLPANCRYNPTCSHYAIDALKEWGIIKGSWLAIKRISSCHPWGGSGYDPVPKKKEKK from the coding sequence ATCCTTCGAAAGATTTTAATAGTTCCCTTTTTAATATTGATAAAGTTATATCAATGGGTAATTAGTCCTTTGCTCCCTGCAAATTGTAGATATAATCCCACTTGTTCTCACTATGCAATAGATGCGCTTAAAGAATGGGGGATAATAAAGGGGAGTTGGTTAGCCATTAAACGAATCAGTTCTTGTCACCCTTGGGGAGGATCGGGTTATGATCCTGTTCCTAAGAAGAAAGAGAAGAAATAA
- a CDS encoding glycerophosphodiester phosphodiesterase codes for MIEPEKIVAHRGAWKDFNLPQNSIQAFLKAQELPIGGIEFDLQYTKDGKIIVHHDDEYRGRMIYQKHYLQLKGLQVLTKESVLSFKKIMKYWEGEKSLWIELKPSGLNDKQKVKFVQKVIQTIGDRLTNIYFISFDLLILKELQKHTVLPCLYLGSDATVDVLLQEGINGLDVEYVDYMNAPELLLEAKKHQLITNAWTVNDLEIAQKLSAMGIDFITTDKLLLLIGKE; via the coding sequence ATGATAGAGCCAGAGAAGATTGTAGCACATCGAGGTGCATGGAAGGATTTTAATCTTCCTCAGAATTCTATTCAAGCATTCTTGAAGGCTCAGGAGTTACCTATTGGAGGAATAGAATTTGATTTGCAATATACTAAGGATGGAAAAATAATCGTCCATCATGATGATGAATATCGAGGGCGTATGATTTATCAGAAGCATTATCTGCAATTAAAAGGTTTACAGGTGTTGACTAAGGAATCTGTATTGTCTTTTAAGAAGATAATGAAATATTGGGAAGGAGAGAAATCTCTATGGATAGAACTAAAGCCATCTGGGTTAAATGATAAACAAAAAGTAAAATTTGTTCAGAAAGTGATTCAAACTATAGGGGATAGACTCACTAATATCTATTTTATAAGTTTCGATTTACTTATTTTAAAAGAATTGCAAAAACATACTGTTTTACCATGTTTATATTTAGGTTCAGATGCTACGGTTGATGTTCTATTACAGGAAGGAATAAACGGGTTGGATGTTGAGTACGTTGATTATATGAATGCTCCTGAATTATTACTTGAGGCAAAAAAGCATCAGTTGATTACAAATGCATGGACAGTGAATGATCTAGAAATTGCACAGAAGTTATCAGCAATGGGAATTGATTTTATAACTACTGATAAGCTGCTTCTACTCATAGGAAAAGAATAA
- a CDS encoding PKD domain-containing protein produces MKFNLLLILTGIFVSFSYLNAQTYCVPSYFDGCSDGSDINTFTLVGENGTQIDDQNTGCFSGGYDDRTSLAPIQLYQGANYTVTVSTDKAPEADPDFPIYEAGVVGVVWIDFGDDGIFDVADKVGETPGFIQTSNTTFTISIPAAAATGNHRMRVVVGLGISVMGMPPGSDNVVSCPDFAVDPMTGISGEVHDYTITISEPGATNCDNFIVNLGADTVICSNAAIILNAAIPGSTSYLWSTGATTSTISVTTPGLYTVHVTGGACETDGSINVSVQNVPNAVDINVNSLGNLEYEFSVNGATDVGTYSWNFGDGTNGTGATVTHTYANNGTYNVLCILENNCGNKVLSKSVNTVEAGLSTQALENLIQVYPNPVKSDFKITLGLNVVAERVVFMDILGNIIQLKTSFSENTYHMNASSLSNGTYFVKIYTDKGLVTKKLILVK; encoded by the coding sequence ATGAAATTTAATTTACTTTTAATTTTAACAGGAATTTTTGTTTCATTTAGTTATTTAAATGCGCAGACCTATTGTGTACCTAGTTATTTTGATGGTTGTTCAGATGGATCTGACATAAATACCTTTACTTTAGTTGGTGAAAATGGAACTCAGATAGACGATCAGAATACGGGATGTTTTAGTGGAGGTTATGATGATAGGACGAGTTTAGCGCCAATTCAATTGTATCAAGGTGCGAATTATACTGTGACTGTCTCTACGGATAAGGCACCTGAAGCAGACCCTGATTTTCCAATATATGAAGCAGGAGTAGTAGGAGTGGTATGGATTGATTTTGGTGATGATGGCATTTTTGATGTTGCGGATAAAGTAGGAGAGACTCCAGGTTTTATTCAAACCAGCAATACTACTTTTACAATTTCTATCCCAGCTGCTGCTGCAACAGGTAATCATAGAATGCGAGTTGTTGTTGGATTAGGAATTAGTGTTATGGGGATGCCTCCAGGTTCGGACAATGTAGTTTCTTGTCCAGACTTTGCAGTAGATCCTATGACAGGTATATCAGGAGAGGTACATGATTACACAATTACAATATCAGAGCCTGGGGCTACAAATTGTGATAATTTTATTGTTAATTTAGGCGCAGATACAGTTATCTGTTCAAATGCTGCCATTATTTTAAATGCAGCTATTCCTGGTTCAACTTCTTATTTATGGAGTACTGGAGCAACAACCTCTACGATTAGTGTAACAACACCAGGTCTTTATACCGTTCATGTTACAGGTGGTGCTTGTGAGACTGATGGCTCAATTAATGTTAGTGTACAGAATGTTCCAAATGCGGTTGATATAAATGTAAATTCTCTAGGTAATTTGGAGTATGAGTTTTCAGTAAATGGGGCAACTGATGTAGGTACTTACTCCTGGAATTTTGGAGATGGGACAAATGGTACGGGAGCAACAGTTACTCATACTTATGCTAATAATGGTACTTACAACGTTCTTTGTATCTTAGAAAATAATTGTGGAAATAAAGTGCTTTCTAAGTCTGTAAATACAGTTGAAGCTGGCTTAAGTACACAAGCGTTAGAGAACTTAATCCAAGTATATCCAAATCCAGTTAAATCTGATTTTAAGATAACTTTAGGATTAAATGTAGTTGCTGAAAGAGTTGTCTTTATGGATATATTAGGAAATATTATTCAATTGAAAACTAGTTTCAGCGAAAACACTTATCATATGAATGCTTCCTCATTGTCTAACGGTACATATTTCGTGAAGATATATACTGATAAAGGACTTGTGACTAAGAAGCTGATACTTGTTAAATAA
- the clpB gene encoding ATP-dependent chaperone ClpB → MDTNQWTTKTQMAVMEAQKIATENSQQAIETGHVLRGMITVDDSVIPFIFQEVKKDLNTFTKTLNAIIQSYPKVQGGSQLYLSNTLQKVLNNGMNEMRNFKDEFLSLEILLYALLDGNDSISKLLNDNGITKDTLKKAIMNLRDGETVNSQGKDGTYKSLDKFANNLNELAKTGKLDPIIGRDEEIRRVLQILTRRTKNNPIMIGEPGVGKTAIAEGIAQRIVSQDVPENLKSKVVYALDMGALVAGAKYKGEFEERLKAVINEVIKSDGEIILFIDEIHTLVGAGGGGEGAMDAANILKPALARGELRAVGATTLDEYQKYFEKDKALVRRFQTVLIDEPSPEDAISILRGIKEKYENHHKVLIKDDAIITAVELSQRYITDRQLPDKAIDLIDEAASKLRMEINSKPEELDEIERKIMQLEIEREAIKRENDEQKLADLKAELANLTEKRDELMAKWKAEKDVLDQIQISKEEIEIIKLQAEQAEREGNYEKVAELRYGKIKELEDKVEQGKGKLAELQSAGKMIKEEVDAEEVADVVSKWTGIPVSKMLESERAKLLRLEDELRHRVVGQEEAIEAVSDAVRRNRAGLQNPSRPIGSFLFMGTTGVGKTELAKALAEYLFNDENAMTRIDMSEYQEKHSVSRLIGAPPGYVGYDEGGQLTEAVRRRPYSIILLDEIEKAHHDVFNILLQVLDDGRLTDNKGRVVNFKNTLIIMTTNMGADIIQSNFEGAKPKDLQLIEEKTKKELLEFLKQQIRPEFLNRIDEQILFTPLTETDIRQIVEIQLTGLKKQLKENNISLVIKDDVVKWISEVGFDPHFGARPVKRVIQKNILNELSKELLAQTIDINQNVVVDLFDGKVVFRKPINEEEEHLV, encoded by the coding sequence ATGGATACAAATCAATGGACAACAAAGACACAAATGGCAGTAATGGAAGCCCAGAAAATTGCCACCGAAAATAGTCAACAGGCTATCGAAACGGGACACGTGTTGCGTGGAATGATAACCGTTGATGATAGCGTTATACCTTTTATTTTCCAAGAGGTTAAAAAGGATTTAAACACATTTACCAAAACGTTAAATGCTATTATTCAATCTTATCCAAAAGTACAAGGCGGAAGTCAACTTTATCTGAGCAACACCCTTCAAAAGGTACTAAACAATGGAATGAATGAAATGCGTAATTTTAAAGATGAATTCCTTTCGTTAGAAATTCTTCTTTATGCTTTACTCGATGGAAATGATAGTATTTCCAAATTACTAAACGACAATGGAATAACAAAAGACACACTAAAAAAAGCAATTATGAATTTAAGAGATGGAGAAACAGTTAATTCTCAAGGCAAAGATGGTACATACAAATCCCTTGATAAATTTGCTAATAATTTAAATGAATTAGCAAAAACAGGGAAATTAGACCCAATCATAGGGCGAGATGAAGAAATTCGACGAGTGCTACAGATACTAACTCGTAGAACTAAGAATAATCCTATTATGATAGGTGAACCCGGAGTTGGTAAAACTGCAATTGCTGAAGGAATTGCACAACGTATTGTTTCACAAGACGTACCAGAAAATCTAAAAAGCAAGGTGGTTTATGCACTCGATATGGGAGCCTTAGTTGCTGGTGCAAAATACAAAGGAGAATTCGAAGAACGCTTAAAAGCCGTAATCAACGAGGTTATTAAATCGGATGGAGAGATTATCCTTTTCATAGATGAGATTCATACACTTGTTGGTGCCGGAGGCGGTGGTGAAGGTGCTATGGATGCAGCCAATATTTTAAAACCAGCCTTAGCAAGAGGCGAGTTGAGAGCGGTTGGAGCTACAACCCTCGATGAATATCAAAAGTATTTTGAAAAGGACAAAGCCTTGGTACGTCGTTTCCAAACAGTGTTAATTGATGAGCCCTCTCCTGAAGATGCGATTTCAATTCTGAGAGGTATCAAAGAGAAATACGAAAATCATCACAAGGTATTGATTAAAGATGATGCAATAATTACAGCAGTGGAACTCTCTCAGCGTTATATTACAGACAGACAATTACCAGACAAAGCAATTGACTTAATTGATGAAGCAGCATCCAAACTGAGAATGGAAATTAATTCAAAACCAGAAGAACTGGATGAAATTGAACGTAAAATCATGCAACTTGAGATTGAGCGAGAAGCAATTAAACGTGAAAATGATGAGCAAAAATTGGCTGACTTGAAAGCTGAATTAGCAAATCTTACCGAAAAGAGGGATGAACTAATGGCTAAATGGAAAGCTGAAAAAGATGTATTAGATCAAATTCAAATCTCAAAAGAAGAAATTGAAATTATTAAGTTACAAGCTGAACAAGCTGAACGTGAAGGTAACTATGAAAAAGTTGCTGAATTACGTTATGGAAAAATCAAGGAATTAGAAGATAAGGTGGAGCAAGGAAAAGGAAAATTGGCCGAACTACAATCAGCTGGTAAAATGATTAAAGAAGAAGTTGATGCCGAAGAAGTTGCTGACGTGGTTTCAAAATGGACTGGAATCCCTGTTTCTAAAATGCTGGAAAGTGAACGCGCAAAACTCCTTCGTTTAGAAGATGAATTACGTCACCGTGTTGTTGGACAAGAGGAAGCCATTGAAGCTGTTTCAGATGCCGTACGTAGGAATCGTGCAGGATTACAGAATCCAAGTCGTCCGATTGGCTCTTTCTTATTCATGGGTACAACTGGTGTCGGTAAAACTGAACTTGCAAAAGCTTTAGCTGAATATTTATTTAACGACGAAAATGCCATGACTCGTATTGATATGAGCGAATATCAAGAAAAGCATAGTGTTAGTCGATTAATCGGAGCGCCTCCGGGATACGTTGGATATGATGAAGGTGGTCAGTTGACAGAAGCTGTTAGACGACGCCCCTACTCTATCATTTTACTAGATGAGATTGAAAAGGCACATCACGACGTTTTTAATATCTTATTACAGGTTTTAGACGACGGAAGACTTACTGATAACAAAGGGCGAGTGGTTAACTTTAAAAACACGTTGATAATTATGACCACCAATATGGGAGCAGACATTATACAAAGTAATTTTGAGGGAGCAAAACCCAAAGATCTCCAACTTATTGAAGAAAAAACAAAAAAGGAATTACTGGAGTTTCTCAAACAACAAATCCGCCCAGAATTTTTGAATAGAATCGATGAACAGATATTATTCACGCCTTTGACAGAAACAGATATCCGCCAAATTGTTGAAATACAATTAACTGGATTAAAGAAACAACTCAAAGAAAATAATATCTCCTTAGTTATAAAAGATGATGTTGTAAAATGGATTTCTGAAGTAGGTTTTGACCCTCACTTTGGTGCACGACCAGTAAAACGAGTCATTCAAAAAAACATCTTAAATGAATTGTCGAAAGAGCTGCTTGCACAAACTATTGATATTAATCAAAATGTGGTGGTAGATTTATTCGATGGAAAAGTGGTGTTTAGAAAACCAATTAATGAAGAAGAGGAACATTTGGTGTAA